A region from the Tahibacter amnicola genome encodes:
- a CDS encoding acyl-CoA dehydrogenase → MNHLATSLRELRFLLWEFLPTESELLSVPPYGGRDRAYYDDVLEKARGFALEMGEAYRASDIEECHLRDDGTVALPTDFERLWSRWSAWAELGAAATGRAEANGDAVMPAPVKQAIMELLMGANPAFMCFGGFTAPAARLIRLHGTPQQKALLLEPLESFHWDACYCATENEAGSDLLAIRTEAEEVGPSLWSLTGDKRYITAGRHDLTDNTVYVVLARLKDAPANSMFLSCFLVPRYWIDTDTGERSDNHVECIGVPRKMGLRGCPNTHLTFGRKGQTRAFLLGDRRNAGLLQFVSLARQARVNSGIFAVGLASTAYLNSVRYARGRVQGRRLSQVSSADAARVPIIEHADVQRMLIDMKARVEACRGLIGKVSLLSARLTRAEHRDQPDADEIAAGRKLVELLVPIVKTYCSEQGWRVCEAAIQLHGGIGYTDSVPVEQYARDARIMSIWEGTTYVQALLLVRDALAFGRNASLMDRLEGMMRDSFAERPLAPSVAPRADELWNAFGECRAAMNGVHRALQERRLDPASFHFTRIAEMFGTTLAAWCLLEAASVAEHAAARTTDAQEHAFYRGKTKAMHYFFDLVLPEVEHARHLVEKTVADDIALQSAEFALID, encoded by the coding sequence ATGAATCACCTCGCCACCAGTCTCAGGGAATTGCGATTCCTGCTCTGGGAGTTCCTGCCAACGGAATCCGAACTGCTCAGCGTCCCGCCCTACGGTGGCCGTGACCGCGCCTACTACGACGACGTGCTTGAGAAGGCCCGCGGTTTTGCTCTGGAAATGGGCGAAGCCTATCGCGCCTCCGACATTGAAGAATGCCATCTGCGCGACGACGGCACTGTCGCACTGCCCACCGACTTCGAACGGCTATGGTCACGTTGGAGTGCCTGGGCTGAGCTGGGCGCAGCGGCAACCGGTCGTGCCGAAGCCAACGGCGATGCCGTCATGCCAGCGCCCGTGAAGCAGGCGATCATGGAACTGCTGATGGGGGCCAATCCGGCCTTCATGTGCTTCGGCGGATTCACCGCACCCGCCGCCCGCCTGATCCGATTGCACGGTACACCGCAACAAAAGGCGTTGCTGCTGGAACCGTTGGAATCGTTCCACTGGGACGCGTGCTACTGCGCGACGGAGAACGAGGCGGGTTCGGACCTGCTGGCCATTCGCACCGAGGCCGAGGAAGTCGGCCCTTCCCTGTGGTCCCTGACCGGCGACAAGCGCTACATCACTGCCGGGCGCCACGATCTCACCGACAACACGGTGTACGTCGTCCTGGCACGCCTGAAGGACGCGCCCGCGAACTCGATGTTCCTCAGTTGCTTCCTCGTGCCGCGCTACTGGATCGATACCGACACGGGCGAGCGGTCCGACAACCACGTCGAGTGCATTGGCGTTCCACGCAAGATGGGCCTGCGTGGCTGTCCCAACACGCACCTCACCTTTGGACGCAAGGGGCAGACCCGGGCATTCCTCCTGGGCGATCGGCGCAATGCCGGGCTGCTGCAATTCGTGTCATTGGCGCGCCAGGCCCGGGTCAATTCCGGCATTTTCGCAGTTGGTCTGGCGTCAACCGCGTATCTCAACAGTGTTCGGTACGCGCGCGGCCGGGTCCAGGGACGTCGGCTCAGTCAGGTTTCGTCTGCCGATGCGGCACGCGTTCCGATCATCGAGCATGCGGACGTCCAGCGCATGCTCATCGACATGAAAGCGCGCGTCGAAGCCTGCCGCGGACTGATCGGCAAGGTCAGCCTGCTCAGTGCGCGCCTCACCCGCGCGGAACACCGCGATCAGCCCGATGCGGACGAGATCGCCGCGGGACGCAAACTGGTTGAACTGCTCGTACCCATCGTCAAGACCTATTGCTCCGAGCAGGGCTGGCGCGTCTGCGAGGCCGCGATCCAGCTGCACGGCGGTATCGGCTACACCGACAGTGTGCCCGTCGAGCAGTACGCCCGCGACGCCCGCATCATGTCCATCTGGGAGGGAACCACTTACGTGCAGGCGTTGCTGCTGGTGCGCGACGCACTGGCGTTCGGACGCAACGCCTCGCTGATGGACAGGCTCGAGGGCATGATGCGCGACAGCTTTGCCGAACGGCCACTGGCACCATCCGTGGCGCCCCGCGCGGACGAACTGTGGAACGCCTTCGGCGAATGCCGCGCGGCGATGAACGGTGTGCACCGCGCACTGCAGGAGCGCCGCCTGGACCCGGCGAGTTTCCACTTCACGCGAATTGCCGAGATGTTCGGCACAACGCTCGCCGCCTGGTGCCTGCTGGAAGCGGCCAGCGTCGCCGAACACGCGGCGGCTCGCACGACGGATGCCCAGGAACACGCGTTCTACCGGGGAAAGACAAAGGCCATGCACTACTTCTTTGACCTGGTCTTGCCGGAGGTGGAACACGCACGGCACCTGGTCGAGAAAACCGTGGCGGACGACATCGCGCTGCAATCCGCCGAATTCGCTCTGATCGACTGA
- a CDS encoding AMP-binding protein yields MTDTSSTYRINNLASLYALLRFVAPLFASRAALADEQSTLRYSELLANVNQIASALRARGVGPGSRVAVIAHKSIALVETLIAVNACNAAFVPINPQLKPAQVEHILRDSNAGIVVATRYRLSSLDESRPVACQGVALEDLVAEPAAVDAPVLSACDGDPAAILYTSGSTGLPKGVVLTQRNLLSGAFSIADYLGLAPHDVVLGVLPLSFDAGLSQLTTAIAAGACYVPYEFMAANQLPRVCQKLGVTTITAVPPLWHLISEATWGDEALGVRRIANTGGHMAPELLSRLRQCFPAARPFLMYGLTESFRSTYLDPAQVDTRPGSIGKAVPNAQIAVVRADGTECAADEPGELVHRGAFVTLGYLNDPKRTAERFKPWPHAIPGIERQEMAVWSGDTVRRDAEGYLYFIGRTDEMIKTSGHRVSPTEIETVIGACPGVARVAVIGLPDPRLGQRIVACIVAADDTLADSAVEAHCRARLPNYLVPRHLLRFPEFALNPNGKVDRPRLKLICEERLGAELAAKAGTEVTT; encoded by the coding sequence GTGACCGACACATCCAGCACCTATCGCATCAACAACCTGGCCTCGCTGTACGCGCTGCTGCGGTTTGTCGCGCCGCTGTTCGCCAGCCGCGCGGCGCTCGCCGACGAGCAAAGCACGCTCCGCTATTCCGAGCTGCTGGCCAACGTGAACCAGATCGCTTCCGCCTTGCGAGCGCGTGGCGTCGGCCCCGGCAGCCGCGTCGCCGTGATCGCTCACAAGAGCATCGCCCTGGTCGAAACCCTGATCGCCGTCAACGCCTGCAATGCGGCCTTCGTGCCCATCAATCCCCAGCTCAAGCCCGCCCAGGTCGAGCACATCCTGCGCGACAGCAATGCCGGGATCGTCGTCGCGACGCGCTATCGACTGAGCAGCCTGGACGAGTCGCGGCCTGTGGCCTGCCAGGGTGTCGCGCTGGAGGATCTGGTCGCTGAACCCGCGGCGGTCGATGCACCCGTGCTATCAGCCTGCGACGGCGATCCCGCCGCAATTCTGTATACGTCGGGTTCGACCGGCTTGCCCAAGGGCGTCGTGCTTACGCAACGCAATCTGCTCTCGGGCGCCTTCAGCATCGCGGACTACCTGGGCCTGGCACCCCATGACGTCGTGCTGGGAGTGTTGCCCTTGAGCTTCGATGCGGGCCTGAGTCAACTCACCACCGCGATTGCCGCCGGGGCGTGCTATGTGCCGTATGAATTCATGGCCGCCAACCAGCTTCCGCGCGTCTGCCAGAAACTGGGGGTCACGACCATCACCGCCGTGCCACCGTTGTGGCATTTGATCAGCGAAGCAACCTGGGGCGACGAGGCCCTTGGCGTCCGGCGCATCGCCAATACGGGCGGCCACATGGCGCCGGAATTGCTCTCCCGGCTGCGACAGTGCTTCCCCGCGGCGCGCCCGTTTCTCATGTACGGGCTGACCGAATCGTTTCGCTCCACCTACCTGGACCCGGCGCAGGTGGACACGCGTCCGGGGTCCATCGGCAAAGCCGTGCCCAATGCGCAGATCGCCGTGGTGCGCGCCGACGGTACCGAGTGCGCAGCGGACGAACCCGGCGAACTCGTCCATCGCGGCGCATTTGTGACCCTGGGGTATCTCAACGACCCCAAACGCACAGCAGAGCGGTTCAAACCCTGGCCGCATGCCATTCCCGGCATCGAGCGTCAGGAAATGGCCGTGTGGTCCGGCGACACGGTGCGGCGGGATGCCGAGGGATATCTGTACTTCATCGGTCGCACCGACGAGATGATCAAGACATCAGGACACCGGGTCAGTCCGACGGAGATCGAGACGGTCATCGGTGCCTGCCCCGGCGTTGCCCGCGTCGCCGTCATCGGCTTGCCGGACCCCCGACTCGGTCAACGCATCGTGGCTTGCATCGTCGCCGCGGATGACACCCTGGCCGACAGCGCCGTCGAAGCCCATTGCCGCGCCCGTTTGCCCAACTATCTGGTTCCCAGGCATCTCCTGCGTTTCCCCGAGTTTGCCCTGAACCCGAATGGCAAGGTCGACCGGCCGCGCCTGAAGTTGATCTGCGAGGAACGGCTTGGTGCGGAGCTCGCTGCGAAGGCGGGCACCGAGGTGACCACATGA
- a CDS encoding ABC transporter ATP-binding protein, whose translation MSAVPKPTLAATSAAPATVLMHAAGVSKSYAMGDVAVPALAEIDVCIEADRLTVLSGPSGSGKSTLLNVLGCLDRPSQGTVRIGGLDTNRLTENALSDLRARRIGFVFQHFNLLQVLTALENVEYPLVVLGVTRTERRRRAREMLDAVGLADYAGHRPGQLSGGQRQRVAIARALVKKPDIVLADEPTANLDSGNGSAVISLLRQMQRDTRTAVVISSHDPLVVGHADRVIRMRDGRIVAEG comes from the coding sequence GTGAGCGCCGTACCGAAACCGACCCTGGCCGCCACTTCCGCCGCGCCGGCGACCGTGCTGATGCACGCCGCCGGTGTCAGCAAGTCCTATGCAATGGGCGATGTCGCCGTCCCTGCCCTCGCAGAGATCGACGTGTGCATCGAGGCCGATCGCCTGACTGTGCTGAGCGGCCCCTCGGGCAGCGGCAAGTCGACCTTGCTCAACGTGCTCGGCTGTCTGGATCGACCGAGCCAGGGCACGGTGCGCATCGGGGGCTTGGACACGAACAGGCTCACCGAGAACGCGCTCAGCGACCTGCGCGCACGCCGCATCGGATTCGTGTTCCAGCACTTCAACCTGCTCCAGGTGCTGACGGCATTGGAGAATGTCGAATATCCGCTGGTCGTTCTGGGGGTCACCCGGACGGAGCGCCGGCGCCGTGCGCGGGAAATGCTGGATGCGGTCGGACTGGCGGACTACGCCGGCCACCGGCCAGGACAACTCTCCGGCGGCCAGCGGCAGCGCGTCGCCATCGCCCGGGCTCTCGTCAAGAAGCCCGATATCGTGCTGGCGGATGAACCCACGGCCAATCTCGACAGCGGCAATGGCAGCGCCGTCATATCGCTGCTACGCCAGATGCAGCGTGACACACGCACTGCGGTCGTGATTTCCTCACACGACCCGCTCGTGGTGGGCCACGCCGACCGCGTCATTCGTATGCGCGACGGCCGCATCGTGGCAGAGGGCTGA